A genomic region of Lytechinus pictus isolate F3 Inbred chromosome 2, Lp3.0, whole genome shotgun sequence contains the following coding sequences:
- the LOC129284302 gene encoding WD and tetratricopeptide repeats protein 1-like: protein MKTGDEDEKKGICRLVTGNGQKGFHLLIIKPWRESLTFLEEFIKSSSSETQDDVSTTSRESNNSSNSNSNTSLPSIAATSALNIPTSTMAATANVRLPISDKRALFQEKVRQSNEACQNADFQRAIRLYTEALDLDPANHILYSNRSAAHVKLKDYERALTDAIKARELNPKWPKGSHFSCKLLFRRRHCVTGRVPGKKAEGPTFIRLLYESAGIEPSVDEEGSLNTDQ from the exons ATGAAGACAGGTGATGAAGATGAGAAAAAAGGAATTTGTCGATTGGTGACAGGAAATGGTCAAAAAGGCTTTCACCTGCTCATCATCAAACCATGGAGAGAGTCATTGACATTCCTTGAAGAGttcata AAATCCTCCTCTAGTGAGACCCAAGATGATGTTAGTACCACCAGTAGAGAGTCTAACAACAGCTCCAACAGCAATAGCAACACCAGTCTTCCAAGCATTGCTGCCACATCTGCACTGAACATCCCCACCTCGACAATGGCGGCGACGGCTAACGTCCGCCTGCCCATTTCGGACAAGAGGGCCCTCTTTCAAGAGAAAGTGCGGCAGAGTAACGAAGCGTGTCAGAACGCAGACTTCCAGCGAGCCATACGCCTCTACACTGAAGCACTGGACCTGGATCCAGCCAATCATATATTGTACAGTAACCGCTCGGCAGCGCATGTGAAGTTGAAAGATTACGAGAGGGCACTCACGGATGCGATCAAGGCCAGGGAACTAAATCCAAAGTGGCCAAAg ggtagccacttcagttgtAAGCTGCTCTTTCGCAGGAGGCACTGTGTAACAGGCCGAGTGCCtggcaagaaggcagaagggcCCACCTTCATACGTCTTCTATATGAATCAGCCGGGATTGAACCTTCTGTTGACGAGGAGGGATCTTTAAACACTGACCAGTGA